A stretch of the Xiphias gladius isolate SHS-SW01 ecotype Sanya breed wild chromosome 21, ASM1685928v1, whole genome shotgun sequence genome encodes the following:
- the ccndbp1 gene encoding cyclin-D1-binding protein 1 homolog, which yields MSADNCRGNVSVPLRNLLNSIQCIRDRVRDGEANESDGAFNLSNFWDTLNQAVKAVSQEATKLSLAFSKPPLPSQQDGEKLAESILKSVLTLSTVYYWLPKSQGVSMRRQVRDATVEVLEGVAQLVEVILSSPLQSLTQEQLTSTGGVWSACDQFVELPRDNKAAVLVVLSAQIGVVKDAIEEIEQALSEAQDPFSDVLDDDQEGGEPRGNQDTYWSDQDRRVIGPCQGLMKASAACMRKMMSAVKANGGVTTPQNVSQLDDLADIAKEISPGVDDLALCLYPPMDYGGVEDNVSKLAALLKKVLEIIRSSHVCGESELTWVQFLDGAVDHNLQKAKDLIQQDS from the exons ATGAGCGCTGATAACTGTCGTGGAAATGTGTCCGTGCCTTTGCGAAATCTACTGAACTCCATCCAGTGTATCCGAGACCGGGTCAGAG ATGGAGAGGCCAATGAGTCAGATGGAGCGTTCAACCTCTCCAACTTCTGGGACACTCTGA ACCAGGCAGTGAAGGCAGTGTCCCAGGAAGCCACCAAACTCAGCCTGGCCTTCTCCAAGCCCCCGCTGCCGTCGCAACAG GATGGAGAGAAGTTGGCAGAGTCCATCCTGAAGAGTGTCCTAACCCTGTCTACAGTGTATTACTGGCTACCGAAGAGCCAAG GAGTCAGCATGCGGCGACAGGTCAGAGACGCCACAGTCGAGGTTCTGGAGGGAGTTGCACAGCTGGTGGAGGTCATACTGAGCTCACCGCTACagag TCTGACCCAGGAGCAGTTGACATCAACAGGAGGCGTTTGGTCAGCCTGCGACCAGTTCGTCGAGTTGCCACGCG ATAACAAAGCAGCAGTGCTGGTGGTTCTGTCTGCTCAGATTGGAGTTGTGAAAGACGCCATAGAGGAAATTgaacag GCCTTATCTGAGGCCCAGGATCCGTTCAGCGACGTCCTCGACGATGACCAGGAAGGGGGCGAGCCTCGAGGCAACCAGGACACGTACTGGTCGGACCAGGACCGGCGCGTGATCGGTCCGTGCCAGGGGCTGATGAAGGCGTCGGCGGCGTGCATGAGGAAGATGATGTCGGCCGTCAAGGCCAACGGTGGCGTCACCACGCCTCAGAATGTGTCCCAACTCGATGACCTGGCTGACATTGCCAAGGAAATCAGCCCCGG tGTTGATGATCTGGCTCTTTGTCTGTACCCGCCCATGGACTACGGTGGAGTAGAGGACAAC GTGTCGAAATTGGCGGCGCTGTTAAAGAAAGTTCTGGAGATAATAAG GTCCAGTCATGTGTGCGGGGAGTCGGAGCTGACCTGGGTCCAGTTCTTGGATGGAGCCGTCGATCACAACCTGCAGAAGGCCAAAGACCTTATTCAGCAGGACAGCTAG